The following nucleotide sequence is from Synchiropus splendidus isolate RoL2022-P1 chromosome 1, RoL_Sspl_1.0, whole genome shotgun sequence.
CTCTCCCACGACAGCGTCTTCATCCCAGAAGAGTCAGTAAAGCAGCCCTCTCTGGAATACACCATGTCGCAGGAGAACGTCTCAGATAAAGTCAGGAATCTGCAGGTATTGAATCACAGCCATTCAGATCCAGCAACGGTTCATTTGGTGGGGGAGGATAATTTATATGTTTTTCTGTCCATTGAATAGAAGCAGATTGCACAAAGTATTAAGTTTGGGCAGAAGCCTCCGTCGGTGAGGAGGAGCGAGGGGGATGATGGAAGTTCAGATGAGGATGAAGTCCCTCAGAGTCCGATGAAAGTGATGGCGCAGGTAGAGGCCGAGTCAGCACAAACGGAGGTCAGTCATTTTTGACTTAACTGACAGTTTTTGTTCTTGCATGACGAAGAATATCATGGTTAAgccattgttttgttgtgtgataGTAGACTAGTTTTTCATCTATGGCCTGACACAACGGCAGACACACTACACACAACTGCCTCTTCAGTTTCTTCTTTCTCTACTAAAAGACACCAAGCTGAATTCTAAATTTGAACCATTATGATCCACAGCTCATCATGAACATTTGTTCTGTTATTTTTCTAATTTTCAACAAAAGCAGGTTCATGAAGCCCCAGTCTCCCGTGCACAGAGCACACCTGTAAAGTCCCCACGGTCCAAAAGAGTTCTTCCACCTACTGGAACAATCGAATCCATCAACCTGGACGCAGTCCCGCAGTCAGTACCTCGCTTGGACAACGCAGCTGCTAAACATAAACTGTCCATTAAACCCAAAAATCAAAGGGTTTCTCGTAAACACCGACGATTCACACAGGTAGGTGAATGTGAGGTCTGTGTGTGCACAATGAGTTTAAGCAAACTCCTTCTTCCGCAGGATCTCCAGGAGGTGCCAACTCATGGTGTCCTCCAGGAGGAGCTTGAAGAGGCTGGCGTCTCCTCTGCTGTCCTGAGGAGGACTTCTGTTGAGGAGGGAGATTTGAAGAAACAGAGatgggaggaggaagaaagactAGAAATTGAGAGGAAACAAGCTctagaagagcagcagctgcatcaACTTGAGAAGGAGCGtcagaggctgctggaggagcagcagcgcatccaaaaagaggaggaggagaacaggctACGTGAGgctgcagagaagaggaggttggaagaggaaaagaggatcagagaggaagaagagaggagacaACGTGAGGAGCTACagcggagagaagaggaagagagaaggatGCAAGAAGAACAGGAGCGTCtgagaaaagaagaggaagaaagaaggGTGCGAGAAGAACAGGAGCGTCTgcgaaaagaagaggaagagaggaggacgcGAGAAGAACTAGAACGTCTgcgaaaagaagaggaagagagaaggatGCGAGAAGAGCAGGAGTGTCtgagaaaagaagaggaagagagaaggatGCGAGAAGAACAAGAGCGTATACGTAAAGAAGAGGAGGATAGAAGGATGAGAGAAGAACAGGAGTGTCAgcgaaaagaagaagagaaaatgaTGAGAGAACGGGAGCGTCAGcgaaaggaagaggaagagaagaaactgctggaagaaaagaaacgaaaagaagaagaagagaagaagaagcaggaagaagagcagaggaggcagCAGGAGCTTGAAGCTGAACGTGCAAAaaagcagagagaggaagaggaccGAAAGAAAAAGGAGGCAGCTGTAAAGAAGAAGATGCAGGAGATTGAGGAAAGGAAAAGGAAGGaagctgaagagaaaaaaaggaaggaggaagaattGAAGAGGTTGTCTTCAGCAGAGATGGACAGCGGCTCTGATCcacaagagaggaagagaagagcagaggagtTGCGCTGGAGGGAAatggaggagaggcagaagcCTTTCTCCTTCAAAGTATCTTCTGGAGAGAAACAGATTTTATTCCAGAAGGTCAACCTGTCACCAGTTACTCCTTCCTCTAGTCAGCAGAGTGGTGCTGTTACAGATCAGAGGGACATAGTGAAGGCTTCCTCCTCTGAAGGTCCAGAGTCACCAAACCTGCCAACATCTCAGTGTGTTCCCCACACTGCCATACTGGTGACTGGGGCGCAGCTCTGTGGGACTGCTGTTAATATGGACCAGATCAAAGACCCGGCTTGTAAATCTCTTCTGGGTCTGGGAGAGGACAGAAAGACTCAAGGAATGCCTCTGACAACCAAGAGTAAAACCTCTCCAGACCGCAAATCGGGCAAAACCAAATCCCTGACAGAGGCCTCAGTGTCATCAGACAGCGCAGCCGTCCTGGCCGAGTGGGCCACTATCAGGTCTAAGATCTTCAAGGGAGTTGAAGAAGGGAAGTATGATGAGCAACAGGACCAGAACAAGAACCAGCCTTCATCAAATACCGAAGAACAATCAGCGTTTGCCCACATGAACCTCAGAAAGACCATGTCGGCCAGCCCCAAGTTCTCCATCACCCCTGCTAAGAAGAAGTTTGGGGACTCGAACAGGAACTCTGAGGTCTTCAGTGTAGACGATGCTGATGAAGAACCAGCTGCTTCAGCGCCACCTGCTACAAGCAGGCAAGCGCCAAACAGGACCAGCAAAACAGTCCGAATCACTGAACGAGGATCGGAGGAATGTATGTTTGCCAAAgaccttccttctttccttgtTCCCAACACTGCAGCCTCTGAGGGAACTGAAATGAGGACCAGGGGTCACAGTGAAACTGAGGCCATGAGGAGGGAGGACGAGGAGGGCGCTGAAGAGAAGCCTTCGCCGTTTGGTATCAAGTTGAGGAGAACCAACTACTCTCTTCGCTTCCACAGCGAGCAGTCAACAGAGAAAAGGAAGAAACGCTACAGCGCTGGAGACAGCTTTGACGGGGTCCCCTCTCCCCTCACCCCCATTGACCCAGACGCGGACACTTCACTCGTGTTCTCTGACAAATCCAGAACCCCATCTCCTCAAAAGGAAAAGGTCGTGAGCAAGTACCTTCACAGCACCCATGTGGCAGCTCCCACCAAATCACGCAAATCCAGCTGCGACGACGGCGACAAAGTGCCGTCCAAGTCTTCACTCTACCGCAGACCTGCCACATCACCGAAACCTACCGGCAGAGTCCAGACGCCCCCGCTCTCACCGCTGCCCAAAGTGCTTCCAGGGCTTCCGTCTGAGGTCCACAGACTGGGTGGGGGTGATTCACCTGGTCATGAACAGATAACTGTGGGTGAggacttgacagctgcatcTCAGCTGCACTGCAGCAGCCAAGGTCACATCCAAGGTGAAGAAGAGCCAAAGGAGAAGAGGTCTTTCTTTCCGTCCATCAACATCCCCTGGAGAGAGAAGGTGGACAGAAAGACAGAGCTCAAGAGAGGTGAGTACCACATTGACCGGTGAGCCTGACTGACAACAGACTGACAGACTTTAAGTTGAAGATGAAACAGTCCAAGCTTGTCACTCCAGACTCTTCATGCTCTCCAACAGAAAAACCCTCGCTGCAGAGCCGACATTCACTGGACAGTTCAAAGGTCCAGGACAAGGAGGCGGGACCCCTGTGGATCACACTGGCCCTTCAGAAGCAGAAGGGCTTCAGGGAGCAGCAACAGAACCGCGAGGAGCGGCGGAGCCAGAGAGAAGCCAAGCTGGCAGAGAAGCAGGCGCGGGAGAGAGACAGCGTGTGTTTCCCAGCTCGCCCAGTGTTGCCCTGGATGCTATCCACCAGTAATCAGCTGCTTCTGATCTTTGTAGGTCACATCACTGAGCCCCACTGAGAGCAGAGGGAGTGCCAGTCCCGGCTCCAAGCCCCAGACACCAGAAGAACCCAAGAGGCCAGACAGTTTTCTGGGAAGATTCGAGCGCAGAGAACAACTGAAGAAGGCCAACACGCTGCCCAGCTCTGTCACGGGTGAGAGCCAAAAACTCACTCTTTTGATACAAAGATGGAAAATTCTTATCGTACAGATTATCTTTTCAGTGGAGTTTAAATTATGTGGATCTAGAGCGATTTCAAAAGTACtcatgtctgatgttttctcaGTTGAGATTTCAGACTCGACGccgtcgccccctgctgttaaAGACGTGTCAAAGCGCTTCCCCACCAGCGACTCGCCGCAGGTCACGACAGAACCGGCCTGGCTGGCCCTGGCCAAGAGGAAGGCCAAAGCCTGGAGCGACTGTCCTCAAATCATCAAGTAACACCGGCGTGCTCGTAGACTCAGTCATCGCCGCCCACCGTCACCATGACAACCCATCTGTGAGCCCTAGTATCCCTCACAGGCTATTGAATACGCAACCAATATCCAAACACTATTTAAGCAAGTATCAACAGCATGTGCTTCTAAACAAGATCCAAGCCGATGACGACGTCATAACTGAGCAAGTCCTCAGCAGCCAATCGCAAGAGCCAACCGTTTTTGAATGAAGCCGTCACAGTGGTTGTGAAATTGAAGAAAGGTGTTTCATGGGGTGGAACCTTTGTCAAAAGGGCTAGGGGGAGCAACAACTCCACTCTGACGGAGGTTTTCGTGCGCTGTCGGTGATGACCCGTCCCTTTTGAATCCTCACGCTGTCTGTGACCAAGTTCGCCAGAAACATGTAAAGAATCTGCCAAAATCACCACAACACAGCACTCTTTGATAGTGACTTCACATCACCACTCACTCttgatgtgcatttttttcctgtttttcttctgcctGCTGTAACATTTATTCTCGTAGCAGTCACGTGTTTTGTCATCCATCACTCCCTCCTAAATGTGGTCCTTGCACTCTCGCTCGCCATCATCGTCTCTCACTCGATGATCTGTACTTATGTAATCTAAGACCAGAGATCCACACGCTGGGGGGGGGCACTTTCTGTTTCTAACGTCGGTCGTGCACAATAGTGTAGTGTGCGCAGTGTTACCTGTAACTAAAAATGTTTGGTATTATTTGCACTTTTTTGTCCACTCAAGAGACATTCATGAGAAAATTCTTAAGAGATTAAATCAATGCTATGAAtgatgtaaattaaaaaaaaaagtctgaactGAATGTGGATATTTGGTTGTAACAAGAGGCTCCTAtgagaaactgtgactgttgtgataATAAAAGAAACATTACTAATAAAAACATCCTGAAAAGTTGTGTAAGcccattgaaaaaaatgaaaaaaaaagatataaattctattttttcatttatataaaaaatatttttgcattaaaaagtttaaacagataattagAAAAATGAGTTAAATCATATATTTTAACACAAACCTTACACATACCTTTCGAAAGATTTGAATACCCTGAAATGTATGTATGCTCTCATTGCAAcgtattgaaatgaaaatacaaaatagaAAATTCAGGAATGAGAaaaggttaaatatatatatatatatatatatatatatatatatatatatatacatacagcaCTCTTTGATAGTGACTTCACATCAGCACTcttgatgtgtattttttttatatttattatgacATTATAGTAAAcataagatttaaaaaatgaaccagTGATGCCCTTttgcatatttaaaaaagatataatagaaaacatttttcaaagacTTGACACATCAGCTTCATGGTGTAGCTTGGTGTGAGGTGACATCCAGCTTTAAACAATACACGTAATCATTCCTGCAGCCGATGACCACATGGCCGTCGTACACCACCGGAGATGAAAACAGCTCCCCTGGAAGACGGTGAGACGTCAGCAGGCGTCCGTCCTCACAGTCCAGGATATAAAGGGTTCCATCCGTGGAGGCAACACACACAAGAGCCCCGCTCCAGCCTGCGGTTGAGCCGTCAAACACAAACGGACTCGAGTAAACTTTCCCGCTCGTCTGGAAACTCCAGGCATGGGATCCGTCTGCACGACTGAGGCAGTGAAGGAAGCCGTCATGGGATCCACACAGGACAAAGCTTCCGTCCAGAGTGACACACGGTGATGAGAACACTGGAGCTTTGGTCGGGTGCTGCCATAGCTGAATGCAAAACATCAACAAGAACTTCATAAGAACCAAATATTGGTGAAGTGCCATCCTGTGATTGTTTAACACAGTCCATCTCAGTTTAAATTAATCTGAAGAAACACGTGTATTTTGGCTGCATTTACTTGAGCATAATAATCGCAACAGTGTTTAATACTACTGAGGGGCATAGTAAAACTATTGAAATAAACTGAGGGGTGATAGTGTGGACAGTAGACACAATAGGGTCATGTGAGTCAGATTCAAGCAGCCTAGGCTTTTAGCCAAACTACTGCAAAACTGTGGAAGATGAATGTCCGTTCTAACCTGCTTCCCAGCTTCACTGAAGGAGCAGATGTTTCCGTCCACTGAGCCGACGATCACATGACCGGAAGAGCAGTTAGGTGAGGAGAAGAAAGGACTGCTTCCAGAGTACGACCACATGACCTCGCCGTCAATCTAGAACATTGAAACCCAGCAGCAACAGTAAAACAGGTTTCagattgaaagacaaaaatacgACGTACGGGACTGAGGCACAGCAGCCTTCCACCAAGCGTGGCAACGTACAGACGCCTGCTGGATGTCTGCACAGCCGGGGAGGAAAAcactgctcctgctgcacacTGACGCTGCCAAACACACCGATGAACCTATGACACACGCCTGATCATTAAACACATATCGCGTCGATCATCCACGGCATACTTGtcattttaaatgctaaaattTGCACAAAAGATGGTCAGAATTAAACCATTAAGTCAAATACAAATACTTCTaaacaaaatgaatacaaataaacttcactgcctctgtttcctttcAATCTAAAACCAAAAGGGAGGAATGCATTTTCTGATCATATTGGATGGTTGATGTGACTCACTTCAAGATCAAGGGCGTAAACACAGCCGTCATGTGACCCCACGATCACCAGACCGGTGAGGGGGTCCACGACAGCGCTGCTCTTCACAGCATCTTTTGCTTCAAACGTCCACTCGGTCTCTCCAGAGTCAGCCCTCAGGAAGTGCACGCGGCCGTCGTAGCAACCTGAAGGTTTCGTGTTACTAggcaaaaacaatgttggaataTTTTGATGTTCTTCAATGCAGCACTGACCTACAATCACCAAACGTCCACAGATCGAAACTGCAGCGGAGGCCTCGATCCGTCCACTGAGGACTCGCTCCCACAGCAGACTCCCACTCTCCAGCTCTAATGCTTGAAGCCTGTGTGAGTGGGAGCCGATGAACACAGTGGACTTAGCTTGCAGTGGATCTCGGATCAGAAGAACCGGTGAGGCATCCACACATCTGCCAGTGTCTGAGGACCAGCTCAGACTGAGACCAAGCTTGCTGGACTTCACATTAGCCACCGGAACATTGGCATTTATCCCTGAAAGTTGGACAGTTCCGTTCAGTTCCATCACATCAGCTGCTCGTCGAACAACCTTCCCCGTCCGCTTCTCCAGCTCATCTGCTCTGCTGTCCTTCTCAGCTGGTGCTTCTGACGGAGCTTCAGCCGCTTTTCTCTTGGATCTCGTCTTCCCTTCAGGCGGCAGGATGTTTTTTAACACAGCAACGTGGTGGAGCACGTCAGAGAAGGTCTGCTCAAGAACAACCTCCAGCAGTTGAGCTGAGGTCGCTCCGACTGCTGACTGGACGTCCTCACAGAAACGTACAGCCTTCAGAGAATCCCCTCCGCTCCTGATGAAGGTGGACTCATCATCAACATCCGCGACAAGACCCAAAGAGTTCTGTTCAGGTCAGTGCATGAAGTGAGATCACGATGGAAGACAAATATTGGAAGCTTGCTAACTCACCAGCCACAGAGTTTGCAGTACAGCCTTCAGCGTGTGAACATCTGTGACCTGACTGAGCCTCAGCTCCCTCTGCATCCGGTACGTATTCAAGAGAGACTTTGTGTCCACTTTACCTGTCAAGCACCAAAACCAGTATTAAAGGGACTTTAATATCAGCACCGTTTAGACTCAGTCTCTCACCGTGGGAAGTCAAAGGCAAGGCTGAGACCAGAACCAAAGAGTCAGGGACACAGTAGGAGGGAAGACGCGCCGACAGCTGCTCCAAAATACGTCTCCTCTCACGGGCTTCTGCAACGTCCATCTCATCAGGGTGCTCAGCTGACATGGCCAGAGTGTGGCCTCCAGATGTGGACGTGACCACAAAAGCAACCAGCCGCAAACCGTCATGCAGACACACGGCACACGCTTCTACGGCAGGAAGACCCACTATGGCCTGGAAGGAACCGAAAACGAGTCTGCTTCAGGTGCTAGTTTGACTTCTAGCAAAGCACATCCACTTGAAGGTAAATATCAGTTACGCTCACGTTTTCATCCAGTAAAGAGTTAAAGCGCCATTAAATTCTGTTAAGCTACTCATCTAAAATACAATAGATATTAAATCAGATTTACATAATTCTTCAAAACACACTCAAAGAAACCAGCTATTACAACAAACCTTTAGGGCTGGTTGGAAAGGAGCAAACTTCAACACAGGTATGTGTttatgaacatttcatttccattaGGTCTCGTCAGGTGACCAGATCCAGTTAACGTGCAGAAACAGGATCTTttgatttttattaaaaacagcaTCTTGTTGAATATGTTGTTGTGTGCCGTGTTAGGGCCCATGCACCAGTTTTCTACAAACGTAGCGCTAGCGCCATCTGGTGTCCATTTGAGCTCATGCACTCGAAAAATATTGGTAAAATACGCGCTGGACAATGGAAGACAGTGAGACGGGAGGGTGAGGCTTAGGAGAGGCCCAGGCTCTGTGGATGCTTTGATAATGTTAGTATCACTTGAACCTTGGTTAAGCCGTTGAAACGTATGAAGATGGTCAAGAAGACAACAACTACTGTATGTGTACAGTAGTAAGTATATGTACTTTTATCAGTTTATTATAATGAGGTTTAAGTTTTATCAAACTTAAACctcattataatgacccagttattttgaaggctttatcctcaaattgagacttggATTTGTagagtccagccaaatggtcctcaTAAAGGCATTAGGTCCTCTCAATTGGTCGTCACAAGTAAAGATAAACtgggcacacactcacacacacttttcagACCCAACAAGAAGGTTGAACGCTGTACCTGCTGTACGCCGTCCAGATTGACCCGTTTCCCATGGCGCTTTATCATCCTGTCTTTGCGGCCCAGGTAGTAGAGCTGGGAGTCTCTGATGCTCACCCAGTCTCCGGTGGCTCTCATCGTTCCAGGGTGGaccacatcttcatcatccaaGAGGCAAACTCTGTTGACCCCACCTGTCCAGAGACTTTCAAAGGTAATAAAGCCTAGTTCAGGTCTGGGCTGAAATGCAACACACCTATGAAGACCTGGCCTTCCCCCTCAGTGACAACACAGCCGTTCTCGTCTTGAACTTCCACTGAAGTGGCCATCAGTGGAGATCCCAACGGtacagaggaggagctgcagagaggagcGTTAGGACTCGGTGTTCAGGATCGCGTCGTCTTTATTTaccctctcacacactcacgtgTCGTTGGAACGCAGCAGGGACGGAGGGATTTTATAACAGCAGGCCCAGCAGGACACCTCAGTGATGCCATAAACATTGAAGATGATGGTTTTGTTCTTCTCATGCTTCCAGCTGCCGAGCAGGGACGGTGACGGACACGCTTCGCCACCCAGAGCTAAAACTCTCAAGGAAGAGTCAGAGGACAAAACCACCTGTTTCAAGACGCGATGCCCAAATCGACTGAGCAGGGTGGGCGTGGCCTAAAACCAGAACGaataatgaagaaatgaaaacttCTCTTCCCTGAGCCGATTCTCACCTGCAGCACGGTCGTCTTGTGGCTCTGGAAGAGTAGGTGGGAAAGTTGGTTGGGGATTTTTTTGATCACGTTTGGTATGATCAGCAGCTGCGCCCCAGACGACAGGGCCACAAAAATATCCACGACAGATGGGTCGAAGGTCAAAGGCGAGGCCAAAAAAACGAGGTCATCCGGCACCACCTGAAACAAAGAGCTTAGAGAAGGACGGTGGTTACATGACCATCACAAATGTCACTGTGTTTCAGTCACTTCTGTTGGGGTCAAGTGCACCCGCTGACCTCAAGTGCAGGATGTTGGGTAGGATACACTCATGTGGGACCCTCACAATCTTTGGAAGACCTGTGGTTCCAGACGTGTGCAGGACATACGCCACATCTCGTCCGCCCGAGCCACGGTGTTTGGGAAGCTTCATTCCTGACCTGGGTTCTGCAGTCTGCACCGGCTCCACTTGCACCAGGGTAAGTTTGAACTTGGGCAGCGTCTCAATGATCTCcacagtcatgtgatcagcaaCTGCATTCTGGAATTGCTTGATATCATGGAGTaagaaaagttatttttgaGAGCACAAGCTCCAGAAGCTCTAAAGTAATAGACACCTGCAGAAGGTCGGAGTGAACCGCGCAGTACTTGAGGCCGCAATTGGCCATCACCCGGGCTGACAGAAGTCCGGGAGCATCTGGATCCAGCGGCACGTAGGCGTTAGTTGTGAACAGGATTCTGCAGTTACACACACAAGTGAGACAAAGCTCGGTTGTCTACCATGCAACACGGGCTCACCCCAGGATCCACACAGGTATGAACAGATCATCGCTATAGTAGAGTCCAATGAGGCCAAACTTTAAGGTCACGCTGGCTTGCAGTTTTTGGCCCAGTTCCTCCGAGAGTCGGATCAGATCTTTGTACAGCAGCGTCACCGGCGCTGCCGCAGAGACGCCGCTGTCATAAGTGACAGCTGCCCGCCCAGAGTGGACGGAAGCCGCGGCGGCAACAAGACCCTGCAGGGTCCCGGCCTCCATAGTCTACACCGCAGGCACACAGCGGCGTAGACATGTGAATGCAAGGATGGCGCGATCCTTACTTGAAAACGCAACACAACTGTTTAAGAGGTTCGCTGGGGTAAACGCTGTAAAAGCAAATTACCGCCACCTACTGTACTGGAGAGTGTATGACGTCATTAGTCTGAAAAAgcggtgttttattttttctacaTGCGTTTAATTAGAATCAGGATTATTCCCAAGGTCAGCgagggtcccaccaactaggaaagtgctttggagcAACGTGCAACAATGAACAaagcataataataacaataacagcaaacagtccatgtccaggacgagaagggtcagctctgatccgacctgcacgtctctgggtcctggagacatacatgtcctgaagaggtggcaggctgcaaccgatcaccttctcagcagatcGTCCGATGCGCTGCTTAAATGTGACATCTTCGTGTTATTTCGTCGGTGAACGCTCCGTGAATCCAACTTTGGCTAACACGATACACAACATAAACATACAACTCGTAGAAATGAACCAACATCAATTGTCGAAAGCATTATGTCAGATACTACTAGAGAACATCGAATGTCCGAGCTTCCATAAACGCCTCTTCGGTCACGGCGTCCAATCGTCAGTCGTGTTCATCTTATCAAGATTTTGAACCGAAGGCGCCATTTCGTGCGTTTGTGCCGTCGActactgtttttaaaaatggataTTGGAATCGAAAACATAGATACGTTTACAAGAGAACACTTCGAACGGAATAATCTGGATTTTCAAAGGGCACTGGACCGGATTATCAAAAAGGTTTGGAGCAGACGCGGTGGGGTGGTTTTCTCATTTCAAAGGACGTTTGTAATCCTGTCGGTTTGTTGTCGACAGTACTCCAGAGTTCAGTATGAGGACGACGCGCTGGTGGTGGACCTCAACACAGCGGAATTGGACTGTATGATCTTTTCTTCCCTAGATGTGACGTTGTGCTGTACATTTTCGACTCATtatatgtatgtttttgttgtgtagCTCTTGCCCGCTGCATGGAGAGCTATAAAAGACGCTTGAGCTTTGATGGAGAGGTTTGTCgagttttctttaaaaaaaaaaaaaacattaaaaaatatttttttttaactaggcATCCAACATGACTAGCTTGTCTGGGACATACGTGAGATTCTTTGATAAATATTTTACATCGCAACATTACATTATCTGCTATATTTACTTTCAACAGTTCTACATTTCATTCatctaaataaatgtttacagACAAGACTACTGCTATGTTTCCTGGTCTTAAGCTCATGCTTGAGCACCATCTCGTCCGTGACACATGAATGTACAAGTGGCATTGAGAAGACTGTGACTATCATTTGCTGAAGCACATGCAGTAGAGGACCATtcgaaaataatttaatttaataagcTTTTTCGCTTCCATCGTCTCAGCATGGCTCACGAGTTAATGTGCATGATTCACATTTACAGCAAAAACGTCAAATCAGAATGCCCAGTATTGTGTAGTGTAATGATGTCAAAACATTGCCTCCGCTGTGCACATGCCCTTTACTTGTGTTCCATACTTTATACcatcagcatgaaaatgcatgcAGCAGAATCTCACTGCAGTCAGTGACGTCTCTCCTATTGTCTGTTTCACAGGATGTTCCCAAAGCAGATGGAGGACATGTTTCCATGGATGGTAGGTCCTTTACATTATTTTTAGTGATTttgctttatattttttttttattgttgatttGATTTGTCTTTTAGAAATGTCATCGTGTTCAACAACTTTTCTGAGTGACCTCGAGACGACCATTCAGCCCGAAGATGAAGACAAGGAACTTGAAATGACTCTGAATAGTCGTAACAGCTCTTTGGCTGACGTCTACTCCAGTGCTGTCAATCATATCAGCCAAGCCCAACTCCTCCAGCGTGTCTCCAAGGCTGCCGACTCCATTGTTCGGAAGTACCGCAAATGGCGCGTCCAGGCCAATGCTAGCTTGAACAGCAGCGCTAATGCCTCGTTCAGGCACAAAAGGCAGTGGCCTGAAGCACCCAATACAGGACAGGGAATGTCTTTTAGTGCCTTCAGGCGTCTGTATCCTGAAGATGGAGGCCGGGATTTGACAGATCAATCTCCACAAAGACCAAGTGAAGTCCAGCAGCATGCTCCTAAACAGGAGAGGGGTTACACACAAGCATCTCCCCGAAAGCCCATTTTTGTCATGGACCTTTCTGCCATTTCTCATCTTCCCACTAAAAGAT
It contains:
- the aasdh gene encoding beta-alanine-activating enzyme isoform X3, which codes for MEAGTLQGLVAAAASVHSGRAAVTYDSGVSAAAPVTLLYKDLIRLSEELGQKLQASVTLKFGLIGLYYSDDLFIPVWILGILFTTNAYVPLDPDAPGLLSARVMANCGLKYCAVHSDLLQQFQNAVADHMTVEIIETLPKFKLTLVQVEPVQTAEPRSGMKLPKHRGSGGRDVAYVLHTSGTTGLPKIVRVPHECILPNILHLSSLFQVVPDDLVFLASPLTFDPSVVDIFVALSSGAQLLIIPNVIKKIPNQLSHLLFQSHKTTVLQATPTLLSRFGHRVLKQVVLSSDSSLRVLALGGEACPSPSLLGSWKHEKNKTIIFNVYGITEVSCWACCYKIPPSLLRSNDTSSSVPLGSPLMATSVEVQDENGCVVTEGEGQVFIGGVNRVCLLDDEDVVHPGTMRATGDWVSIRDSQLYYLGRKDRMIKRHGKRVNLDGVQQAIVGLPAVEACAVCLHDGLRLVAFVVTSTSGGHTLAMSAEHPDEMDVAEARERRRILEQLSARLPSYCVPDSLVLVSALPLTSHGKVDTKSLLNTYRMQRELRLSQVTDVHTLKAVLQTLWLNSLGLVADVDDESTFIRSGGDSLKAVRFCEDVQSAVGATSAQLLEVVLEQTFSDVLHHVAVLKNILPPEGKTRSKRKAAEAPSEAPAEKDSRADELEKRTGKVVRRAADVMELNGTVQLSGINANVPVANVKSSKLGLSLSWSSDTGRCVDASPVLLIRDPLQAKSTVFIGSHSHRLQALELESGSLLWERVLSGRIEASAAVSICGRLVIVGCYDGRVHFLRADSGETEWTFEAKDAVKSSAVVDPLTGLVIVGSHDGCVYALDLEIDGEVMWSYSGSSPFFSSPNCSSGHVIVGSVDGNICSFSEAGKQLWQHPTKAPVFSSPCVTLDGSFVLCGSHDGFLHCLSRADGSHAWSFQTSGKVYSSPFVFDGSTAGWSGALVCVASTDGTLYILDCEDGRLLTSHRLPGELFSSPVVYDGHVVIGCRNDYVYCLKLDVTSHQATP
- the aasdh gene encoding beta-alanine-activating enzyme isoform X1, whose amino-acid sequence is MEAGTLQGLVAAAASVHSGRAAVTYDSGVSAAAPVTLLYKDLIRLSEELGQKLQASVTLKFGLIGLYYSDDLFIPVWILGILFTTNAYVPLDPDAPGLLSARVMANCGLKYCAVHSDLLQQFQNAVADHMTVEIIETLPKFKLTLVQVEPVQTAEPRSGMKLPKHRGSGGRDVAYVLHTSGTTGLPKIVRVPHECILPNILHLSSLFQVVPDDLVFLASPLTFDPSVVDIFVALSSGAQLLIIPNVIKKIPNQLSHLLFQSHKTTVLQATPTLLSRFGHRVLKQVVLSSDSSLRVLALGGEACPSPSLLGSWKHEKNKTIIFNVYGITEVSCWACCYKIPPSLLRSNDTSSSVPLGSPLMATSVEVQDENGCVVTEGEGQVFIGGVNRVCLLDDEDVVHPGTMRATGDWVSIRDSQLYYLGRKDRMIKRHGKRVNLDGVQQAIVGLPAVEACAVCLHDGLRLVAFVVTSTSGGHTLAMSAEHPDEMDVAEARERRRILEQLSARLPSYCVPDSLVLVSALPLTSHGKVDTKSLLNTYRMQRELRLSQVTDVHTLKAVLQTLWLNSLGLVADVDDESTFIRSGGDSLKAVRFCEDVQSAVGATSAQLLEVVLEQTFSDVLHHVAVLKNILPPEGKTRSKRKAAEAPSEAPAEKDSRADELEKRTGKVVRRAADVMELNGTVQLSGINANVPVANVKSSKLGLSLSWSSDTGRCVDASPVLLIRDPLQAKSTVFIGSHSHRLQALELESGSLLWERVLSGRIEASAAVSICGRLVIVGCYDGRVHFLRADSGETEWTFEAKDAVKSSAVVDPLTGLVIVGSHDGCVYALDLEVHRCVWQRQCAAGAVFSSPAVQTSSRRLYVATLGGRLLCLSPIDGEVMWSYSGSSPFFSSPNCSSGHVIVGSVDGNICSFSEAGKQLWQHPTKAPVFSSPCVTLDGSFVLCGSHDGFLHCLSRADGSHAWSFQTSGKVYSSPFVFDGSTAGWSGALVCVASTDGTLYILDCEDGRLLTSHRLPGELFSSPVVYDGHVVIGCRNDYVYCLKLDVTSHQATP